ATATCCGGCTTTATGAGCCAGCTGACCACCCTGCTACAGACCTTTCCGGATGCCCAATGGATGATCGTCAGCATGGCCGCAGAAGGCGATAAAGTGTTTGTAAAACAAAAAATGACCTGCACCCATCAGACGCCCTATCTCGGAATGGCACCCACCCATAAGTCCCTTACCAACGAAGGAACAGGCATCTACACCTTTAAAAACGGGAAAGTCGTCTCTCATGAAATACTGACAGACAGGCTGGGATTCCTGCAACAAATAGGCATATTGCCGGCGGATATTGCAGCACCGGCCAAACAGGAGCAGGTGTATTTTATTGATAGATTCACGGTACCGGCACAAGCGGTGCCCGAATTTATGGAACGCGTGAACTACAACCGGAGCTTCATCCGGCAATTGGAAGGCTTTATTACAGACCAGGTTTATCAGCAACAAGAAAACGGGCAGTTTTCCATTGTCACCGTCGCCACCTGGAAAAACCAGGCCAGCCTGGACAACGCCAAAGCCAAAGTATTCGAAGAATATAAACGGACCGGGTTTCAGCCGGCAGAATTTTATCAGCGGCTGGGGATAACGATGGACAGAGGGGTATATCAGGCAGGTAATTAAGCTGGTTACAGTATTGAAAAAGGCACTCCAGCAGAGTGCCTTTAAACTTTTTACACCCACCGGATTACTGCTTTCTACGCCCGGCAACAATCCCGAAAGCGTAATTGAGCTGTACAAGGATAATAAAACCAATACTCAGGTAAGTATTGATAAAACACAATAAAGCTCCGGCAAAATATAACAACTGTGCTACGATAATACGACGCTTTATTGCGCCGCTAATAGCTTCAAGATCGCTCTCGGTTTCAACGAACCTCTGCCTTACCGCATAACTCCAGTTGATATAAAGACTGACGCCCAGCATCAATATATTAAACCAGTAAACGAATATGGCAAACTTGTAATTCGTATAATCACTTAAAAATGCTGTCGAAAAAGGTAACAACGACACAAACAGCAGGAACAGCAGGGATAGCCAGTTGAGGTTCCTGTCGCTTTTTTCGATGTAGGCGAATTGAGCGGATTGGCCTACCCAGAAAATACCGGCGGTCATAAAACTCAGAAAATACACGAGAAACCTCGGCATCTGGGCCAGTAAAACATGAGCAAGCTCCCCTTCCGTGAGCTTACCTTCTGCTGCCGGAACTTTAATTTCCAATACCAGCAAAGTCATAGCCACCGCAAATATTCCGTCACTGATGGCTTCTATGCGTTGGGTATTTTTTCCTGCGATTTTGTTGTAGGATAACTTCATGAATGACAATTTGGGTATCTTCTTAAAATCGGAATGCTAATAAATGGGCACTATAAAAATAATCATTCCTCTATAAAAGTGGGTCACACGAGGTTAATAGCCTTTGTTTTCCATTACGGCCATTATACTGAGCAACAGCGGGAAAGCGCTGTCCATGCCTTTGCGGATGGCACGCAACGCCTGGGAAATCTTCTTCTCCACTGTTTTGACAGATATTTCCATCCGGTCTGCAATTTCCCGGTAGGTAAGCCCTTCATCGCGGCTCATGCTGAAAATGGCGCGCTGGTCTTCCGGGAAAGTCGCCAATACCCGCTGCAGGACGCTATCCAGCTCCTTAAAAGCCAGGGGCTCATGTTGGAGCAGGTCTTTGGAGATGTGGGCCAGTCTTTCGTAAAAATTAGTGTCAGATTTGAGATTACGCAGGGCTTTCAGCTCCTGGAAGCGGACGGCCTGAAAAAGGTAGGCTTTCAGGTGGACCACCTCCACTTCCTGCCGGCGATGCCACAGGGAGATGAACACCTCCTGCACGATATCCTGTGCCAGGTCGCTGTCAGACAGCATATTACGGGCACGGACATACAGCACTTTCCAATAACGGTTGTACACCGCTGTAAAAGCATCCTGATCATCCAGTGTTATCTGGCTCCAAAGCTGATCATCCGTATATGTGTTGTAATCCGACATGAATCGCTACCTGTTGTTTGCGGGCTACAAACAGGAAGTAACAAGTGTCCATTCTAGATGGTTGGTGAGGGCGAAGATAACTTTAGCAGCGAAATAATGCAAGTCCTTTTTAAAAGGAAAGGGTGCGGCCATGCGGCCACACCCTTTTTTTCACGGGATATGGTCAGTTATATTATAATTTTTCCAGCTCGTCTACCAGCCCCTGGGCCAGTTTCTGGATTTTGGATGTTTCGGCATCTGCCAGCTTTCTGGCTTTGCGGGCGGCTGTCAGCCCTTCCTCTTTTTTCTTCATGGTCAGGCATACCCATCCAAAAGTGCTCTGGATGCTGTATTCCTCCGGCTCCAGTGCTGCGGCTTTTTTGGCCATTTTATAAGCCTGTGGCAGGAAGGCGGCGGTTTTGGGGTCAGCTTCCCGTTTGCCGTTGAGGCGGCGCGCCAGGAAACTCAGCTTCTCCGCATCGGCCTTCAGTACACCTTTCATGGCGGCGTCTGTCAGCTTCACATATGCTTTGGCGTTACCTTGTTGCTGGTACCACTCCGCTTCCAGCATCACGGCCTGTTTCTGCCTTCCCGGTGATTTGGACAGTTTGAAATGCTGCAATCCTTCAAAGAAGCCTTTTTCATCGCCGGCGTAGATTTTTGGATACAGGGTGCTGGAGATAAGGCGGTCAGTCAGCGCTTCGCGTTCTTCCTGACCGGCATAAGAGGTAAACTGCACCTGGTTGGCCAGGTAATATTTACCCAGACGGTCATCTCCGGAACGGGCGATATTTTTTATCACCTTCCATCCCAGCGGTGAATTCAGGTCGGCATCATTGATTTTGGTACTGATTTCTTCACCGAT
The Chitinophaga varians genome window above contains:
- a CDS encoding ester cyclase, which produces MITRLSLCALLLAGSTAHSQIKNMQHKKELTMDTVQQHKAAITEFYEQMLNRRQLDKIDQLVSADYANSLGAKGISGFMSQLTTLLQTFPDAQWMIVSMAAEGDKVFVKQKMTCTHQTPYLGMAPTHKSLTNEGTGIYTFKNGKVVSHEILTDRLGFLQQIGILPADIAAPAKQEQVYFIDRFTVPAQAVPEFMERVNYNRSFIRQLEGFITDQVYQQQENGQFSIVTVATWKNQASLDNAKAKVFEEYKRTGFQPAEFYQRLGITMDRGVYQAGN
- a CDS encoding TMEM175 family protein encodes the protein MKLSYNKIAGKNTQRIEAISDGIFAVAMTLLVLEIKVPAAEGKLTEGELAHVLLAQMPRFLVYFLSFMTAGIFWVGQSAQFAYIEKSDRNLNWLSLLFLLFVSLLPFSTAFLSDYTNYKFAIFVYWFNILMLGVSLYINWSYAVRQRFVETESDLEAISGAIKRRIIVAQLLYFAGALLCFINTYLSIGFIILVQLNYAFGIVAGRRKQ
- a CDS encoding RNA polymerase sigma-70 factor — protein: MSDYNTYTDDQLWSQITLDDQDAFTAVYNRYWKVLYVRARNMLSDSDLAQDIVQEVFISLWHRRQEVEVVHLKAYLFQAVRFQELKALRNLKSDTNFYERLAHISKDLLQHEPLAFKELDSVLQRVLATFPEDQRAIFSMSRDEGLTYREIADRMEISVKTVEKKISQALRAIRKGMDSAFPLLLSIMAVMENKGY
- a CDS encoding thioredoxin family protein, which encodes MKKILLMLCLLVALKGMAQEEIAFNNAAWQATLDQAAKENKLVFLDCYTSWCSPCKWMEKNVFNVPAVYNYYNQHFINTKLDMEKGEGIELRSKYNVQSFPTYLFINSKGEVIHRTGSRMSVEEFLEEAHMATDPDRSMSSLTARYNAGERSVPFLLNYYMAVNRSDRRTAEKIGEEISTKINDADLNSPLGWKVIKNIARSGDDRLGKYYLANQVQFTSYAGQEEREALTDRLISSTLYPKIYAGDEKGFFEGLQHFKLSKSPGRQKQAVMLEAEWYQQQGNAKAYVKLTDAAMKGVLKADAEKLSFLARRLNGKREADPKTAAFLPQAYKMAKKAAALEPEEYSIQSTFGWVCLTMKKKEEGLTAARKARKLADAETSKIQKLAQGLVDELEKL